In the genome of bacterium, the window CACCCCCACGATCTTGTTGATCGCGTTGATGGCCGCTTCGACCGGACCGTTCCCGTCGCCCGTCTCGGTGCGGGCGGTCGCGCCCTCCTTCAGGGTGATCGTCGCCTGTGAGGCGGGCTCGGTCCCGGTGGAGGTCGTCACCTGGAGATGCTCGATCTGGAAGTAGGTGTCTCCCTCGGAGGCCCGGCGCGCCTGAAGAAGCATGATGAGGTCCTCGTCGTAGACCTCCTTCTTCTTGTCGGCCAGATCGATAAACCGCAGATAGATGGCGGAAATCTCATCGCGGTCCATCTTGAAGCCGAGCTGCTCGTAGCGCTTTCTGAGCCCGGCGCGGCCCGAGTGCTTCCCCAAAACAAGGGTGTTCGAGGGCCGCCCCACCGACTGCGGCGTCATGATCTCGTAGGTAATCGCCTTGGAGATGACGCCGTGCTGATGGATGCCGGCCTCGTGCGCAAAGGCGTTCTTCCCGACAATCGCCTTGTTGGGCTGGACTTTCACCCCCGTCATCGCCGTCAGGAGACGGCTCGTGGGGTAAATCTCCTTCGTCTTGATGCCGGTCTTGAAATCGAGGACATCGCCGCGCGTCTTGAGCGCCATCACGAACTCCTCGAGCGAGGCGTTTCCGGCCCGCTCGCCGATTCCGTTGATGGTGCACTCTACCTGCCGCACGCCGCACTCGACCGCAACGATGCTGTTCGCCACGGCGAGGCCCAGATCGTTGTGGCAGTGGGCGCTGAAGATCACCTCATCGTAGGCGGGAATTTTCTCAAAGATGTGCTCCCAGAACCGCTTGAACTCGGAGGGAACGATATAGCCCACCGTATCGGGAAGATTCACCGTGGTCGCCCCCTCGGCGATGGCGATCCGCGCCGCCTCGGCGAGAAAGTCCCAGTCCGCGCGGGTGGCGTCCTCGGCGCTCCACTCCACATCGTCGCAGAGGCTCCGGGCGTGGCGCACGGACGCGGCCACCTCCTTGAGGAGCTCGGCCCGCGTCATCCGGAGCTTGTGCTTGAGGTGAATGTCCGATGCGGCGATGAAGGTGTGGATGCGGGGCCGCTTTGCGTGGCGCACCGCCTCCCAGCACCGATCGATGTCGCCCCGCGCCGATCGCGAAAGGCCCGCGACGGTCACCTTGGTCACCGCCTTGGCGACTTCCTTGACGGATTCAAACTCCTCGTTCGAGGCGATGGGAAAACCCGCCTCAATGATGTCCACGCCGAGCTTTTCGAGCTGGCGGGCGATCTCGATTTTCTGGAAATGATCCATGCTGCAGCCGGGGGACTGCTCCCCGTCGCGGAGGGTGGTATCGAAGATGCGGACCCGGTTGGTCTGCTTGGATTTCGATGGGGTTTTGCTTGGCTTGCCTGACATGACTCACTGGCTCCCAG includes:
- a CDS encoding 2-isopropylmalate synthase: MSGKPSKTPSKSKQTNRVRIFDTTLRDGEQSPGCSMDHFQKIEIARQLEKLGVDIIEAGFPIASNEEFESVKEVAKAVTKVTVAGLSRSARGDIDRCWEAVRHAKRPRIHTFIAASDIHLKHKLRMTRAELLKEVAASVRHARSLCDDVEWSAEDATRADWDFLAEAARIAIAEGATTVNLPDTVGYIVPSEFKRFWEHIFEKIPAYDEVIFSAHCHNDLGLAVANSIVAVECGVRQVECTINGIGERAGNASLEEFVMALKTRGDVLDFKTGIKTKEIYPTSRLLTAMTGVKVQPNKAIVGKNAFAHEAGIHQHGVISKAITYEIMTPQSVGRPSNTLVLGKHSGRAGLRKRYEQLGFKMDRDEISAIYLRFIDLADKKKEVYDEDLIMLLQARRASEGDTYFQIEHLQVTTSTGTEPASQATITLKEGATARTETGDGNGPVEAAINAINKIVGVNGSLQDFSVQAVTRGRDAMAEVNLVVEFSDGVQVAGHSASIDTVEAGARAYVSAVNKYMLSQRLKNGDLAKVKKAAKKAAGKSVKRKTSRKPKKS